DNA sequence from the Halorussus sp. MSC15.2 genome:
GAGGTTGCCGTGGCCGCGTCGGAGTCGTTCGGAGAGGGCCTGATGGGAGATGGCGAGTTCGTCGGCGAGGTCCCGCGCCGAGGTCTCGCGGGGGACCTCGTAGTAGCCGGTTTCCAGCGCGGTCGTCACGGCCTCGTACTGCTGGGCGGTCAGTCCGTACTGGCCCTGTTCGTCGCGGTTCTCCAGTTCGTGTATCTGCTCGACGTCGATGTCGAGGTCGCGGTCCCGGCAGAAGTCGTGGGTCCGGGAGACGGCCTCCCGGTCGGGGAACAGGATGCGGAGGTGCCACCGCCGGTCGCGGCCCCGCGCCTTCAGGACGGCGGCCCCGTGTTCGGTCATCGAGTGCAGCAGTACTTCGACCGACTCGACCCACTCCATCTGGTAGAATCGCCCGTCGGTTAGTTCGGTGAGCCGCCGTTCGTTCTCGACCGAGGGGTCCGCCGCGAGCGCGTCCTCGAAGGCGTCGAGGTCCTCGCCCGCGGCCCAGACGAACGGCATGACCCGCCCCTCGTCGTGGGCCACGACGCGTTCGGCCGCGACCTCCACGTCGGGGACCCGCGGCAGGGTCTCCCGCAGCGCGAACGTTTCTGCGGGGACGCCGAGTTGCGCGATGGTACTCATGGTCGTTCGTACCACGAACGCACTGATATGGCTTGTAGCCGATTGCTTGCCAATGACGGGACGGAAAGCCGCTTCCGCACCGCCTCGAAAATATTATGGGTCTGAAACGAAACGCTCCGAAGGATGGCGTCCCCGCGAACAGACGGTAACGACACTGACCGGGACGATACCCCCGACGGAGACCCAGCGCCGGACCGAGAACGCCGGCGGCCGAAACTCTCGTTGTTCCTCGCGGGACTCCTCGCAGTGGACGTCGGCATCGACCTCTACGACGACGGAACCGTCTCGTGGTTCTGGCTCGCGGTCGGCGCGGTCGCGTGGGCCGCGGCGGCGGGACCGCTCGCGTCGAGCGCGGTCGGTCGGCGGGTCGGTGCGTGGTTCCGGTCCATCGGCATATTCGGTCGAGGCGTCGTCATCGTCGGGTTCGCGGCCGCGACGTGGTGGCTGATGGGTACGTTCGACCCGCCGACGCTCC
Encoded proteins:
- a CDS encoding bacterio-opsin activator domain-containing protein is translated as MSTIAQLGVPAETFALRETLPRVPDVEVAAERVVAHDEGRVMPFVWAAGEDLDAFEDALAADPSVENERRLTELTDGRFYQMEWVESVEVLLHSMTEHGAAVLKARGRDRRWHLRILFPDREAVSRTHDFCRDRDLDIDVEQIHELENRDEQGQYGLTAQQYEAVTTALETGYYEVPRETSARDLADELAISHQALSERLRRGHGNLVANVLTVEAVEEDRDRTREQTVE